One genomic region from Halococcus qingdaonensis encodes:
- a CDS encoding ABC transporter permease, whose product MSTVEAGNSNGFLADVWINLKRWLIKTTRNPFVVVGSLVQPVIFLVLFTEIFGGAVGGALSQALGPDISYVTYLTPAIIVQSALVAAAGSGIGLVDDMENGMFEKVLVSPINRAAMFLGKSLSEVVRIVVQTFIILGLGYVLLWFDTGGAVGTYIETGIVGALGIVLVAIVFAIWFTAFSNIVALVTRDQESTIIGANLLQFPLLFVSSAFLPVDILPSWVQTVATFNPITYGVDAARALMLGRDVQTVIDVTAFGGVWNTLIPSFAVLIALDIALGAIAVRYLNRASSSSAQ is encoded by the coding sequence ATGAGCACCGTCGAGGCGGGCAACAGCAACGGGTTCCTCGCCGACGTCTGGATCAACCTGAAGCGCTGGTTGATCAAGACGACCCGCAACCCGTTCGTCGTCGTCGGCTCGCTGGTCCAGCCGGTCATCTTTCTGGTACTGTTCACCGAGATCTTCGGCGGGGCCGTCGGCGGCGCGCTCAGCCAGGCGCTCGGGCCGGACATCTCCTACGTGACCTACCTCACGCCCGCGATCATCGTCCAGTCGGCGCTCGTCGCGGCCGCCGGTTCCGGGATCGGTCTCGTCGACGACATGGAGAACGGCATGTTCGAGAAGGTGCTCGTCTCGCCGATCAACCGCGCCGCGATGTTCCTCGGCAAGTCGCTCTCCGAGGTCGTCCGGATCGTCGTCCAGACGTTCATCATCCTCGGGCTCGGCTACGTCCTGCTCTGGTTCGACACGGGCGGGGCGGTCGGCACCTACATCGAGACCGGGATCGTCGGCGCGCTCGGGATCGTCCTCGTCGCCATCGTCTTCGCGATCTGGTTCACCGCCTTCTCGAACATCGTCGCGCTCGTCACCCGCGACCAGGAGTCGACCATCATCGGCGCGAACCTGCTCCAGTTCCCGCTGCTGTTCGTCTCCAGCGCCTTCCTCCCGGTCGATATCCTCCCGAGCTGGGTGCAGACCGTCGCCACGTTCAATCCCATCACCTACGGCGTCGACGCCGCCCGCGCGCTGATGCTCGGCCGCGACGTCCAGACCGTGATCGACGTGACGGCGTTCGGCGGCGTCTGGAACACCCTGATCCCCTCGTTCGCCGTCCTGATCGCGCTCGATATCGCTCTCGGCGCGATCGCGGTACGCTATCTCAATCGCGCGTCGAGTTCATCGGCACAGTAG